A region from the Musa acuminata AAA Group cultivar baxijiao chromosome BXJ1-10, Cavendish_Baxijiao_AAA, whole genome shotgun sequence genome encodes:
- the LOC135595295 gene encoding very-long-chain 3-oxoacyl-CoA reductase 1-like isoform X2: MEIDDFINVLKAQPSLIILLSSLGFLTLLRAAIAPLSWVYSTFLRPGKDLKSSYGSWALVTGATDGIGKAIAVQLALRGLHLVLAGRNPAKLEQVADGIRAAHTATMVKTVIVDLATDAADWIDRLEAEIEALDVGVLVNSAGTTYPHAMFFHEVEEELWRSIVRVNVEATTRVTRAVLPGMLRRRKGAVVNLGSAASALSRSLFVEYQRMGIDVQCQIPFYVATKMVSTKQSSTFVPSPDEYAKAAVDWIGYGPRCTPYWSHSLQWCFTCFIPDFVLDLWRLHVGITNRNQAVRSKEE; this comes from the exons ATGGAAATCGACGACTTCATCAACGTACTCAAAGCCCAACCCTCATTGATAATCCTGCTCTCATCTCTGGGATTCCTCACCCTCCTTAGGGCCGCCATCGCCCCTCTGAGCTGGGTCTACTCCACCTTCCTTAGGCCTGGCAAGGACCTCAAGTCGTCCTACGGCTCATGGGCCCTCGTCACCGGCGCCACCGACGGCATCGGCAAGGCCATCGCCGTCCAGCTCGCCCTCCGTGGACTCCACCTCGTCCTGGCCGGCCGCAACCCCGCCAAGCTCGAGCAAGTCGCCGACGGCATCAGGGCCGCACACACGGCCACCATGGTGAAGACCGTTATCGTGGACCTCGCCACTGACGCGGCGGATTGGATCGACCGGCTCGAGGCGGAGATCGAGGCGCTGGACGTCGGGGTCCTGGTGAACAGCGCGGGGACGACGTACCCCCACGCCATGTTCTTCCacgaggtggaggaggagctgTGGCGGAGCATCGTGAGGGTCAACGTGGAGGCGACGACTAGGGTCACGCGTGCCGTCCTGCCAGGGATGCTCAGGCGGCGGAAAGGCGCGGTGGTTAATCTCGGATCGGCAGCCTCGGCG TTGTCAAGGAGCTTGTTTGTGGAGTACCAGAGGATGGGCATTGATGTGCAGTGTCAG ATACCTTTCTATGTAGCAACAAAGATGGTGTCCACGAAGCAATCTTCCACATTTGTACCATCTCCAGATGAGTATGCTAAAGCTGCTGTGGATTGGATAGGTTACGGACCACGATGCACTCCCTACTGGTCTCACTCATTGCAGTGGTGCTTCACTTGCTTCATCCCAGATTTTGTTCTTGATCTCTGGCGCTTACATGTTGGGATTACCaaccgaaatcaagcagtaagatCGAAAGAGGAATGA
- the LOC135595295 gene encoding very-long-chain 3-oxoacyl-CoA reductase 1-like isoform X1: protein MEIDDFINVLKAQPSLIILLSSLGFLTLLRAAIAPLSWVYSTFLRPGKDLKSSYGSWALVTGATDGIGKAIAVQLALRGLHLVLAGRNPAKLEQVADGIRAAHTATMVKTVIVDLATDAADWIDRLEAEIEALDVGVLVNSAGTTYPHAMFFHEVEEELWRSIVRVNVEATTRVTRAVLPGMLRRRKGAVVNLGSAASAVLPSFPFSAVYAATKAYIDQLSRSLFVEYQRMGIDVQCQIPFYVATKMVSTKQSSTFVPSPDEYAKAAVDWIGYGPRCTPYWSHSLQWCFTCFIPDFVLDLWRLHVGITNRNQAVRSKEE from the exons ATGGAAATCGACGACTTCATCAACGTACTCAAAGCCCAACCCTCATTGATAATCCTGCTCTCATCTCTGGGATTCCTCACCCTCCTTAGGGCCGCCATCGCCCCTCTGAGCTGGGTCTACTCCACCTTCCTTAGGCCTGGCAAGGACCTCAAGTCGTCCTACGGCTCATGGGCCCTCGTCACCGGCGCCACCGACGGCATCGGCAAGGCCATCGCCGTCCAGCTCGCCCTCCGTGGACTCCACCTCGTCCTGGCCGGCCGCAACCCCGCCAAGCTCGAGCAAGTCGCCGACGGCATCAGGGCCGCACACACGGCCACCATGGTGAAGACCGTTATCGTGGACCTCGCCACTGACGCGGCGGATTGGATCGACCGGCTCGAGGCGGAGATCGAGGCGCTGGACGTCGGGGTCCTGGTGAACAGCGCGGGGACGACGTACCCCCACGCCATGTTCTTCCacgaggtggaggaggagctgTGGCGGAGCATCGTGAGGGTCAACGTGGAGGCGACGACTAGGGTCACGCGTGCCGTCCTGCCAGGGATGCTCAGGCGGCGGAAAGGCGCGGTGGTTAATCTCGGATCGGCAGCCTCGGCGGTACTGCCTTCTTTCCCTTTCTCTGCCGTGTACGCTGCTACCAAGGC ATACATTGATCAGTTGTCAAGGAGCTTGTTTGTGGAGTACCAGAGGATGGGCATTGATGTGCAGTGTCAG ATACCTTTCTATGTAGCAACAAAGATGGTGTCCACGAAGCAATCTTCCACATTTGTACCATCTCCAGATGAGTATGCTAAAGCTGCTGTGGATTGGATAGGTTACGGACCACGATGCACTCCCTACTGGTCTCACTCATTGCAGTGGTGCTTCACTTGCTTCATCCCAGATTTTGTTCTTGATCTCTGGCGCTTACATGTTGGGATTACCaaccgaaatcaagcagtaagatCGAAAGAGGAATGA
- the LOC135581628 gene encoding zinc finger protein CONSTANS-LIKE 3-like isoform X2, whose product MPSSRRTRSKARKPKYVSLRRHLSSPPPPRPPPETADPSYMSSAAAPDDCVCRRHQLDLPPLHPEHLDREPNVACLLDDRGGGGEPTLAALLGVDVSSSSGSPSPASLASPSVNWEEDQGGDGDGLARRALRGRERWAYCRASSVPASSSEEEVASSAIGGDGGVDLWRCATPQALALKLDYEEILAAWSDRGPLYMDGEGPQVVPQLHNHAADHYDSGAFPVLVEVGCGSSNPMKVPEQRACDGDRTAEGSGLSREARVMRYKEKRRNRLFAKRIRYEVRKLNAEKRPRLKGRFVRRKDDEEEEEDHL is encoded by the exons ATGCCGAGCTCCCGGCGAACCCGATCGAAGGCCCGCAAGCCCAAGTACGTCAGCCTCCGCCGCCATCTCTCCTCTCCCCCTCCTCCGCGGCCTCCCCCTGAGACGGCGGATCCCTCGTACATGTCCTCCGCCGCCGCTCCCGACGATTGCGTCTGCCGCCGACACCAGCTCGACCTCCCACCCCTCCACCCGGAGCACCTCGACCGCGAACCCAACGTGGCCTGCCTGCTCGATgaccgcggcggcggcggagagcCGACGCTGGCCGCTCTCCTCGGCGTCGACGTCTCCTCGTCGTCCGGCTCGCCCTCACCGGCGTCCCTGGCGTCGCCATCTGTCAACTGGGAGGAGGATCAGGGCGGCGACGGGGACGGGCTAGCGAGGCGGGCGCTCCGGGGACGGGAACGCTGGGCGTACTGCCGCGCCTCCTCTGTCCCCGcctcctcgtcggaggaggaggtAGCGAGCTCCGCCATCGGGGGCGACGGCGGCGTGGATCTGTGGCGATGCGCGACGCCGCAGGCGCTGGCGCTCAAGCTGGACTACGAGGAGATCCTGGCGGCGTGGTCGGACCGAGGCCCTCTCTACATGGACGGCGAGGGCCCCCAGGTCGTGCCGCAGCTCCACAACCACGCCGCCGACCACTACGACTCCGGCGCCTTCCCG GTACTGGTGGAGGTGGGGTGCGGCAGTAGCAATCCTATGAAGGTGCCGGAGCAGCGAGCGTGCGATGGAGATCGGACGGCGGAGGGGAGCGGCTTGAGCAGGGAAGCGAGGGTGATGAGGTACAAGGAGAAGAGAAGGAATAGGCTGTTCGCCAAGAGGATTCGGTACGAGGTGCGGAAGCTCAACGCTGAGAAGCGGCCACGACTAAAG GGCCGGTTCGTGCGAAGGaaagatgatgaggaggaggaggaggatcatTTATAG
- the LOC135581628 gene encoding zinc finger protein CONSTANS-LIKE 3-like isoform X1, translating into MPSSRRTRSKARKPKYVSLRRHLSSPPPPRPPPETADPSYMSSAAAPDDCVCRRHQLDLPPLHPEHLDREPNVACLLDDRGGGGEPTLAALLGVDVSSSSGSPSPASLASPSVNWEEDQGGDGDGLARRALRGRERWAYCRASSVPASSSEEEVASSAIGGDGGVDLWRCATPQALALKLDYEEILAAWSDRGPLYMDGEGPQVVPQLHNHAADHYDSGAFPVLVEVGCGSSNPMKVPEQRACDGDRTAEGSGLSREARVMRYKEKRRNRLFAKRIRYEVRKLNAEKRPRLKVRPKNSNPTSNVDWISPYALIFVKRSE; encoded by the exons ATGCCGAGCTCCCGGCGAACCCGATCGAAGGCCCGCAAGCCCAAGTACGTCAGCCTCCGCCGCCATCTCTCCTCTCCCCCTCCTCCGCGGCCTCCCCCTGAGACGGCGGATCCCTCGTACATGTCCTCCGCCGCCGCTCCCGACGATTGCGTCTGCCGCCGACACCAGCTCGACCTCCCACCCCTCCACCCGGAGCACCTCGACCGCGAACCCAACGTGGCCTGCCTGCTCGATgaccgcggcggcggcggagagcCGACGCTGGCCGCTCTCCTCGGCGTCGACGTCTCCTCGTCGTCCGGCTCGCCCTCACCGGCGTCCCTGGCGTCGCCATCTGTCAACTGGGAGGAGGATCAGGGCGGCGACGGGGACGGGCTAGCGAGGCGGGCGCTCCGGGGACGGGAACGCTGGGCGTACTGCCGCGCCTCCTCTGTCCCCGcctcctcgtcggaggaggaggtAGCGAGCTCCGCCATCGGGGGCGACGGCGGCGTGGATCTGTGGCGATGCGCGACGCCGCAGGCGCTGGCGCTCAAGCTGGACTACGAGGAGATCCTGGCGGCGTGGTCGGACCGAGGCCCTCTCTACATGGACGGCGAGGGCCCCCAGGTCGTGCCGCAGCTCCACAACCACGCCGCCGACCACTACGACTCCGGCGCCTTCCCG GTACTGGTGGAGGTGGGGTGCGGCAGTAGCAATCCTATGAAGGTGCCGGAGCAGCGAGCGTGCGATGGAGATCGGACGGCGGAGGGGAGCGGCTTGAGCAGGGAAGCGAGGGTGATGAGGTACAAGGAGAAGAGAAGGAATAGGCTGTTCGCCAAGAGGATTCGGTACGAGGTGCGGAAGCTCAACGCTGAGAAGCGGCCACGACTAAAGGTACGACCAAAGAACTCCAATCCAACAAGCAACGTTGACTGGATCTCGCCTTATGCTTTAATTTTCGTGAAAAGATCAGAATGA
- the LOC103999940 gene encoding protein STICHEL-like 2, producing MAEARRHSVDIPLSRTLVALRRVRSLRDPDTSSLSKIAALVDNMNLETSSCGSSATFGSSNNKHDLRHKGSYHWERRRMVDLGIDSESDNNCLAPDSYIAKSGLAKRSANDTRVQESCGGHMNRSYDSKCVHRCTSQLEKELDSQHGREFEQFEMIGFSSLKQTRYDALRRSYTSKGDVFMRNPGIPWACANETCTSALGHKLLGPATKNVDHVLPNNNGCQVSCCWSRVPKFHDLKLPSDVEGQEFQLNSQINKELDHHVSASYHDSLMNLSEKYRPKSFHELVGQSEVAQSLLDTILKGKIAPIYLFHGPRGTGKTSAARIFAAALNCQSCKEQWPCGCCQECVLVFSGRSRDVTELDASETNHKDVLKVLSESALVPTSSCYKIFIIDECQFLQRNIWSAIYKSIKDLSRQVVFIMITSDPDKLPSGTLSWCQRYHFLNVKSDDIVGRLKKICLEEKLEFEEDALIFLATESNGSLRDAITTLDQLALLGKGIITSLAYELMGIISNDELLDLLHLALSSDTSGTVRRARELISSGIDPMQLTSQLAKFIMDILSGGCQLEPSRFIAEADKEKLKHGLKILVETEKQLRTSKDQSTWLTAALLQFNTGESLSPTNMNPLEAPEKVSYSRDDGPPTVASPKESLKSAITVCNHHISSSKSHYDAARELEDIWRRTIENCQSSSLKRFLWKEGRLSSVHVCEGLAIAELEFCHPDHVSRAEESWELIIGSLQTVLGCKVDIKISLVPINRTAKKKSSISLFCCTGRKQQTSDLTVTNKKDSLLPGTKEETIEFCSSHHKEDLCIKQQLHFNTMYSSNSFDQKVVNTNASNGYALVTGNTMVSRTVQDGLSKECKEETDPSMEVCEGGQYVNIQGTEDQPSCFCCTLKFSRSFSANAAHATTLRIKQLDKLNLFNSKKSSSEENFCTDDPYLFCSDTNEQDTYNTEEDNGPSTGSSLCSRLYCCRASMPVEKAGPKRQQDGRPRLVGSLWPCAEQASPETTTAEQHSPALKQKAKRRP from the exons ATGGCCGAGGCAAGAAGGCATTCTGTAGATATCCCGCTTTCAAGAACTCTGGTGGCTCTCAGGAGGGTCCGATCGTTGAGAGATCCTGATACGAGCTCGCTGAGCAAAATTGCTGCGTTGGTTGACAATATGAATCTGGAAACAAGCTCGTGCGGTAGTAGTGCAACATTTGGATCTAGCAATAACAAGCACGATTTGAGGCATAAGGGGAGTTATCATTGGGAACGAAGAAGAATGGTAGATTTAGGAATTGACAGTGAGTCTGATAACAATTGTTTGGCTCCTGATAGTTACATTGCTAAGAGCGGATTGGCAAAGCGCTCAGCTAATGACACACGAGTTCAAGAATCTTGTGGTGGCCATATGAACAGGTCTTACGACTCGAAGTGTGTTCATCGTTGTACTAGTCAATTAGAAAAGGAACTAGATTCACAGCATGGTAGGGAGTTTGAACAGTTTGAGATGATAGGTTTTTCATCTTTAAAACAAACTAGATATGATGCCTTGAGAAGATCATATACAAGCAAAGGAGATGTTTTTATGCGCAATCCTGGGATTCCTTGGGCTTGTGCTAATGAAACTTGTACAAGTGCTTTAGGCCATAAATTATTAGGGCCTGCAACCAAAAACGTTGACCATGTTCTTCCCAACAACAATGGTTGTCAAGTCAGTTGTTGCTGGTCTAGGGTACCAAAGTTCCATGATCTAAAACTTCCTTCTGATGTGGAAGGTCAGGAATTTCAGTTGAATTCTCAGATAAATAAAGAATTAGATCACCATGTaagtgcttcatatcatgatagtTTGATGAATTTAAGTGAGAAATATAGGCCGAAATCATTTCATGAGCTGGTAGGACAGAGTGAGGTAGCTCAGTCTCTTCTAGATACCattttgaaaggaaaaatagcacCTATATATCTTTTCCATGGTCCTAGGGGTACAGGTAAGACCTCGGCAGCAAGGATCTTTGCTGCTGCTTTGAATTGCCAGTCTTGCAAGGAACAATGGCCATGTGGATGCTGCCAGGAATGTGTACTTGTCTTCTCTGGAAGGAGCAGGGATGTCACAGAATTAGATGCTTCAGAAACAAATCATAAAGATGTGTTGAAAGTCCTTTCTGAAAGTGCTCTTGTTCCAACTTCCTCATGCTACAAAATCTTCATTATTGATGAGTGCCAGTTTCTGCAAAGGAATATATGGTCTGCCATTTACAAGAGTATCAAAGACCTTTCTCGACAAGTTGTCTTTATTATGATTACGTCTGACCCGGATAAACTGCCTAGTGGGACTCTATCTTGGTGCCAAAGGTATCACTTCCTGAATGTAAAGAGTGATGATATAGTTGGAAGGTTGAAAAAAATATGCCTAGAAGAAAAATTGGAATTTGAAGAAGATGCACTGATCTTTCTTGCTACTGAATCCAATGGTTCTCTTCGTGATGCAATCACCACCCTTGATCAGCTGGCTTTGCTTGGAAAGGGGATAATCACATCTCTTGCATATGAACTA ATGGGAATTATATCTAATGATGAATTGCTTGATCTGTTACATCTGGCACTTTCATCAGACACTTCTGGTACTGTTAGAAGGGCTAGGGAGCTTATCAGCTCTGGAATTGATCCCATGCAATTAACATCTCAGCTTGCAAAGTTTATCATGGATATTCTTTCTGGTGGATGTCAATTAGAGCCTTCCAGATTCA TTGCTGAAGCTGATAAAGAAAAATTGAAGCATGGGCTGAAAATACTGGTTGAAACTGAAAAGCAGTTAAGGACTTCAAAAGATCAATCCACATGGCTTACTGCTGCACTTCTACAGTTTAATACTGGAGAATCACTTTCCCCAACAAACATGAACCCTTTGGAGGCACCTGAAAAAGTTTCATACTCAAGAG ATGATGGGCCACCGACTGTAGCATCACCAAAGGAGAGTTTGAAAAGTGCTATTACTGTATGCAACCATCATATCTCTAGCTCTAAATCACATTATGATGCGGCAAGAGAACTAGAAGACATATGGAGGAGAACCATCGAAAATTGCCAGTCAAGTTCACTTAAAAGGTTCTTGTGGAAGGAGGGAAGATTGTCATCAGTCCATGTGTGTGAAG GTCTGGCTATTGCCGAACTCGAATTTTGTCATCCTGATCATGTATCAAGGGCGGAAGAATCCTGGGAACTAATTATAGGTTCTCTTCAAACTGTTCTTGGATGCAAGGTGGATATTAAAATCAGTCTTGTCCCAATAAATAGGACAGCCAAAAAGAAGTCATCAATCAGTTTGTTTTGCTGTACTGGTAGAAAGCAACAAACATCAGATTTAACTGTGACAAACAAAAAGGATTCCCTTCTGCCTGGAACAAAAGAGGAGACAATTGAATTTTGTTCATCTCATCATAAAGAAGACTTATGTATTAAGCAGCAGTTGCATTTTAATACCATGTATAGTTCAAATTCCTTTGATCAaaaagtagtaaatacaaatgcaAGTAATGGTTATGCTCTTGTCACTGGAAATACCATGGTCAGTAGAACAGTACAAGATGGTCTATCCAAAGAATGCAAAGAAGAAACTGATCCATCAATGGAAGTGTGTGAAGGGGGTCAATACGTGAACATCCAAGGAACTGAAGATCAACCTAGCTGCTTTTGTTGCACTCTAAAGTTTTCAAGGTCTTTTTCAGCTAATGCAGCTCATGCCACCACTCTGAGGATCAAACAACTTGACAAGCTGAACTTgtttaattccaagaaatcatctTCTGAAGAAAATTTTTGCACAGATGATCCCTATCTTTTCTGCTCTGATACAAATGAACAAGATACCTATAATACAGAAGAGGACAATGG ACCAAGTACAGGTTCAAGTCTCTGTTCAAGACTGTATTGCTGCAGAGCTTCAATGCCTGTGGAGAAG GCTGGGCCGAAGAGGCAACAGGACGGTAGGCCTCGGTTGGTTGGCTCGCTATGGCCATGTGCAGAGCAAGCATCACCCGAGACTACTACAGCAGAGCAGCATTCTCCAGCTCTGAAGCAGAAGGCCAAGCGAAGGCCATAA